The window ACCTGCGAGCTGGCTCACGGCGACGTCGTCATCGCCGCCATCACCTCATGCACCAACACGTCGAACCCTGCGGGTCATGCTGGCCGCGGGCTTGCTGGCGAAGAACGCCGTCGAGCGAGGGCTCAGGGTCAAGCCGTGGGTGAAGACCTCCGCTTGGCCGCGCCCGGCTCACGCGTCGTGAGCGAGTACCTGACGAGGACCGGCCACAGCCGTTCCTCGACCGGCTGGGGTTCCACGTCGTGGCGTTCGGCTGCACCACCTGTATCGGCAACTCGGGACCTCTCGATCGTGGGCTCGAAGAGGCGCTCACCAGGAACGACGTCATCGGCGTCAGCGTTCTCTCCGGAAATCGCAACTTCGAGGTCCGCATCCACCAGAGCGTGAAAGCGAACTTCCTCATGAGCCCTCCGCTGGTCGTGGCCTTTGCCATCGCCGGCCGAATCGACGTCGATCTCACGCGCGAGCCACTCGGTGTCGTCGACGGACGCGAGTTCCACCTCCGCGACGTATGGCCGTCCATGCAGGAAGTCGATGCGCTGCTGGGGAGCGCGTTCGATCCCGCGGAGTACCGGCGCGTCTATGCCGACTTCGCCCACCAGAACCCGCTGTGGAACCTGATCCCTGCCGGGACGGGGCACGACTACGAATGGGACCCGGCGTCGCTCTATATCCGCGAGCCGCCGTACTTCGAGCCTTCGATGGCGGCTGCGCCGCCGGACGGGATCTCCGGTGCGCGGGCGCTCGCGATATTCGGTGATTCGATCACGACGGACCACATCAGCCCGGCGGGGGCGATCCAGCCGGTGTCGCCGGCCGGCGGCTACCTGGGCGGCAAGAGCGTTTCCGTCCCGGAGTTCAACAGCTACGGCGCGCGGCGAGGCAACCACGAGGTCATGGTCCGCGGGACGTTTGCCAACGTGCGAATCCGGAACCTGATGGTGCCTCACGTCGAGGGCGGCATCACCCTCCACCAGCCTGGCGGCGAGCGCATGGGCATCTACGACGCCGCCGAGCGGTACCGCGCCGAGGGATTGCCCCTGATCGTCATTGCCGGACTGGACTACGGAGCGATTCGACCTGGACCTTGGTGCGCCTCTTCGCCCGCGCCAGCCGGCAATCCTGCACATCGAACGTCAAGGCGAGCAGCGCGAGTCGGTACCGCTCGTGTCCGGATCGACACGCCGATCGAAGCCGCGTACTTCTCGGCGGGCGGAATCCTGAACTATGTGCTCGAACAGCTGCTCGACCACGCGTAAGATGCGGGCACCCGTCGCATCCCGGGGCGAGCTGGAGGCGATCATGAGCAGGACCAGGCAGCTCCAGGACCTCGGCCAGAGCCTGTGGCTGGACAACATCACGCGCGAGATCCTCGACGACGGTACCCTGCGCCGCTACGTCGACGAGCTCTCGCTCACCGGTCTGACCTCGAACCCGACCATCTTCAACCAGGCCCTCGCGGGCTCCGCCGCCTACGACGAAGGCATACGCGACAAGGCGGCATCCGGGCAGTCCGCTGAGGCGCTGTTCCTGGATCTGGCGCTGGAAGACCTTCGCCGCGCCGCCGACCTCTTCCGGCCGGTCTTCGACGCCACGGATGGCGTCGATGGCTGGGTTTCGATGGAAGTGTCGCCCCTGCTGGCCAACGACACTTCGGGCAGCATCGAGGGCGCGGCGCGGATTCACCGGCAGGCCGATCGGCCGAACCTGTTCGTCAAGATTCCGGGCACGCCCGAAGGCATCCCGGCGATCGAGGAGTCGATCTTCGCCGGGGTGCCGATCAACGTGACGCTGCTGTTCTCTCGCGAGCAGTATCTCGCCGCAGCCGAGGCCTATCTTCGCGGCATCGAACGTCGCATCGCCGCCGGGCTCGAGCCGCGGGTCGCATCGGTCGCTTCGCTGTTCGTGAGCCGGTGGGACGCGGGAACCGGTGACAAGGTGCCGGCCGACCTGCGCAACCGGCTCGGGATCGCGGTCGCGGCGCGCACCTACCGCTCCTATCGCGAGCTGCTGGCGTCGCCGCGGTCGCGCTGGCTCGCCGCCGCCGGCGCACGTCCCCAGAGGCTGCTCTGGGCCAGCACGGGGACCAAGGACCCCGGGGCGTCGGACACGCTGTACGTCGAAGCGCTGGCCGCCCCCGATACCATCGCCACGATTCCCGCGAAGACCCTCCTCGCCTTTGCGGAGCACGGCCAGCTCCGCGGCGTGATGGCTGTCGACGGCGACGCCGAAGCGGTGCTGGCGCGTTTCGTCGGAGCTGGCATCGACGTCGACGCGCTCGCGATCCAGCTGCAACGCGACGGCGCGCGGGCGTTCGTGAAATCGTGGACGGCGCTCCTCGGGCGCCTCACCGAAATGCGCGCAGCGCTCGAGTCGAAATGAGTCCCGGAAGGTCCTTGAGGGGGCGACCGCTCGTCCGGGCGCCGCACCGGACGAGCGCCGTGTGACGCACCGGCCGACGACACCCGGGGCGCCGCCCGAAGCAGACCGGCGGACGCTGTACACGATCGGGCATTCGACCCGTTCGGCGAGCGAGCTCATCGACGTTCTTCGCGCGGCGTCGGTGACCCGCGTCGTCGATATCCGCAGCATCCCGAGGTCGCGAACCAACCCGCAGTTTGGCATCGAGGTGCTGCCGGAGACGCTGGCCGGCGCGGGCCTCGATTACGTCCATCTTCCCGCGCTCGGGGGCCTTCGCACGAACGTCGAGATTGCGGAAGAGGGCACCAACGCCGGGTGGGTACGCCGGTCGTTCCGCAACTACGCCGACTACGCCCGCACCCCGTCGTTCCGGGACGGCCTGCACGCGCTGCTCCACATGGCTTCGGGGCAGACGTGCGCCATCATGTGCGCCGAAGCCGTCTGGTGGCGCTGCCACCGGCGTATCGTCACCGACCACGTGCTCGCGCACGGCATGGCCGTGGTCCATCTCTTCACCCGAACGAAGAGCGCGCCGGCGTTGCTGACGCCTTTCGCGGTCGTGGACGCCCAGGCGGGCGTCTCCTACCCCGTGCCTGAACGAGGTCTCCCCGTATGCCGGTAGACGCACGCCCCACCGTCTCGCGCTCGCGGTATGAATGTCCCGTCGTGGCTCCCTACCGACTCGATCTCACGGTGAGCGTGCTACGGCGCTTGTCGACGAACGTCGTCGATCTGCTCACGCCGGATGGGCAGTACCGGCGCGTTCTCGGAGGGGCGCGCCATCCGGTGACCGTTGATGTCACCCAGGTCAGTCCGGAGATGCTCACGGTGACGATCGAGGGGGACGAGCGCGAGCACTGTGGGGCGCTCGTGCTCGTGCGCCGGATGCTGGGCGTCGACTGTGACCTGACACACTTCGACCGCACGGCGGCGGGCATGCCGTGGCTGACGCGCCTGGCGGCTCGAACGCGCGGCGTCCGGCCGCCTCGTTATCCGACCCTCTGGGAGGCCTGCGTCAACGCGATCGTCTTCCAGCAGGTCAGCCTGCAGGCAGCCAGCGCGATCATCCGCCGCCTGATCGTCGCTCTCGGCCCGCCCCTGGACAGCGGGGGCGTGCCCCTCTACGCATTTCCGGGCCCCGCGACGATACAGGGCGTGAAAGACGACCTGTTGCGCGCGGCCGGCCTCAGCCTCGGCAAGCTCACGACCGTGCGGCGGGTCGGCGAAGCGCTCGCGACAGGCGCTCTCGACGAGACCATGCTGGAGGAGCGCCCGAGTCCCGCCGCCGCGGCTCTCCTACGCGGGATCAAGGGGATCGGTCCAGGGACGGCTGCCATCCTCCTTCTTCGAGGGCTCGGGCGCCTCGACGTGTTCCCCGCCCACGACACCAGCGTGGCGCGAACTCTCATGCTCGTGTCCGGACCGGCGCAGGTCGATATCGAGACTGTTCTCCGTGCACTGAGTCCTCAGCAGGGAATGCTCTACTACCTTCTGTTGCTTGCGCGCCTGGAGGCTCGGAACGACGTTGGGCGCGCTTCCGCCGCGGCGGCGACCCCCGGGACTTCGCCCCGCCGTAGCCTCGCCGCATCGGAACCTACGGGCCGGGCTCGGCGCCCAAAGGAGATCGAATTAACGAACCAGCGAAGGTGGTGAGCGGACCTGGTTTCGCCCCGGGAATCGCGCTCGAGCAAGTGCCCGACGGCGCCATGCACCTCGAGAACAACGTTCCCGGGATCTTCGCCGGCGGCAATATCGTGCGCTGGCCGGACCCACTCACCGGTGAGCGCATCCGCGTCGAACACTGGGTCGTCGCCGAGCGCCAGGGACAGACGGCGGCGCGGAACATGCTGGGCCGGCGGGAGCGGTTCGACGCCGTTCCGTTCTTCTGGACCGAGCAGTACGATTTCGGCCTCGTCTATGTGGGTCACGCCGAGGGCTGGGACGAGGCCGAGCTCGACGGACAGCTCGACGGCGACACGCGCGACTGCACCATCACCTATAGCCGAAGCGGCAGGAGGCTGGCGGCGGCCTTCGTTCATCGGGATCTCGAGGCCTTGCGCGTGGAGGTGGAGCTCGAACGGGCCACACGAGGAGAGATCTCGTGAAGAGAGAGTTCAGGGTCGGGGGTCACGTGACGTGGAACTCAGAAGCCGGGCGGGTCCGCGGGACGATCATCAAGGTGCACACCAAGGACGTCGACTACAAGGGCTACACCCACCACGCGAGCGAGGACGAGCCACAGTACGAAATCAAGAGCGACAAGACCGACCACATCGCAATGCACAAGGCGACTGCGTTGAGAAGGGTGCGCGAGTAGAGAGAGCTGCAGATCAATCTCCGGATCGTGGAGGCGTCGGCGGGGCCGTCGGCTGTCCCACGCCCACAATGAGCCTTGATGAGCGCTGCCGTGTGAAGTAGGCCCACGCCCACTCGAACAGCACCACGAAGCGGTTGCGGAACCCGATCAGCCACAGGATGTGAATGAAGCACCACACGAGCCAGGCAGGGAACCCCGACAGCCGCAGCCCGCGGATGTCGACGACCGCCGCCGCCCGTCCGATCGCCGCCATGGTCCCGCGATCGCGATAGCAGAACGACGTAAGGGGCTGCCCCCGCATGGCGCGGAGGATGCTGTGCGCCGCGTGGCGGCCCTGCTGCAGAGCGACCGGCGCCAGGCCGGCGAGCGGCCGACCGTCGCGGCCAGT is drawn from Holophagales bacterium and contains these coding sequences:
- a CDS encoding DUF2945 domain-containing protein, giving the protein MKREFRVGGHVTWNSEAGRVRGTIIKVHTKDVDYKGYTHHASEDEPQYEIKSDKTDHIAMHKATALRRVRE
- a CDS encoding DNA-3-methyladenine glycosylase 2 family protein, producing MAPYRLDLTVSVLRRLSTNVVDLLTPDGQYRRVLGGARHPVTVDVTQVSPEMLTVTIEGDEREHCGALVLVRRMLGVDCDLTHFDRTAAGMPWLTRLAARTRGVRPPRYPTLWEACVNAIVFQQVSLQAASAIIRRLIVALGPPLDSGGVPLYAFPGPATIQGVKDDLLRAAGLSLGKLTTVRRVGEALATGALDETMLEERPSPAAAALLRGIKGIGPGTAAILLLRGLGRLDVFPAHDTSVARTLMLVSGPAQVDIETVLRALSPQQGMLYYLLLLARLEARNDVGRASAAAATPGTSPRRSLAASEPTGRARRPKEIELTNQRRW
- the tal gene encoding transaldolase translates to MSRTRQLQDLGQSLWLDNITREILDDGTLRRYVDELSLTGLTSNPTIFNQALAGSAAYDEGIRDKAASGQSAEALFLDLALEDLRRAADLFRPVFDATDGVDGWVSMEVSPLLANDTSGSIEGAARIHRQADRPNLFVKIPGTPEGIPAIEESIFAGVPINVTLLFSREQYLAAAEAYLRGIERRIAAGLEPRVASVASLFVSRWDAGTGDKVPADLRNRLGIAVAARTYRSYRELLASPRSRWLAAAGARPQRLLWASTGTKDPGASDTLYVEALAAPDTIATIPAKTLLAFAEHGQLRGVMAVDGDAEAVLARFVGAGIDVDALAIQLQRDGARAFVKSWTALLGRLTEMRAALESK
- a CDS encoding DUF488 domain-containing protein encodes the protein MYTIGHSTRSASELIDVLRAASVTRVVDIRSIPRSRTNPQFGIEVLPETLAGAGLDYVHLPALGGLRTNVEIAEEGTNAGWVRRSFRNYADYARTPSFRDGLHALLHMASGQTCAIMCAEAVWWRCHRRIVTDHVLAHGMAVVHLFTRTKSAPALLTPFAVVDAQAGVSYPVPERGLPVCR